AGATCATAGGTCTAGGAATTGAAAAGTTAATTAATGGTAATTCAAATGGAGAAATTGTGAAAATAGAAAGAGATGACTTAAATAAGAGTAAAGGAACAACTGACTTTGATTCTATTGGTTATTCAGTCCTTAAGAAGAGGAAGATTAAAGGAGATGATATCAATAAGACGAAGCACTCAGTTATCGTTGGAGCAAGTGGCTCCGGTAAATCAGTCTTATTAGACTCTTTGATGTTTGATGACATGAGATCTGGTAAACCTGTGGTCTATATTGATCCTAAGGCCGATAACGAATCATTAGAACGTTTCATTGATCTTTGTAGGCTTAATAATAGGGAATATCTAGTTTTCTCCGAACACTATCAAAAAGATGGCAAGATAAGTTTAAATCCAGTACTTGAAGGTAGTGCTAACCATATAGCAGATAGAATTTTTAAAAGCTTCACATGGAGCGAAGAGTTTTACGCAAATAAATGTCAGCAAGCTTTGAAGAAATCAATAAAGTCTTTAAAAAGTAAAAACTCTACAATAAGTCTTCAGTCCATATACGATGAAATTATTTTATTATCTGGGTCAAAGGATAAATCCTTAAAGATTACTAGGTCTGAAATTGAGGGTCTTCTCACAAAAATTGATAATATTGTTGATTCTGACTTTGGAGACTCATTAATAGGAGCGGATGCCTACAGCTTTACGAGATTGCGAGAAGAGGGAAAATGTGTGTACATTGGTTTATCTGTTTTAGGATATGCGGAGACTGCACGGGCGATAGGTAAGCTATTCTTGGGTGATATAAATTACTCCGTTTATAATACTTATAGAAATATTACTCCTAGAAATAAAACTAACTTAAAACCCCTTGGTCTATATATTGATGAGTTATCTGCAATTATAACTGATGAGTTTATTGAGATTCTTAATAAGTGTAGGGGAGCAAAAGTTGAGATAACTTCAGCGTTCCAAACATCAAGTGACATCAATAAGATCAGTCCTGACCTATGCCAACAGGTCTTTGAGAACTCTTTAAATTGGTATGTGATGAAACAAAGAATGGATGAAAGTGCTAGTTTGTTATCATATGCAATTGGAACAAATGAATCGGTAAAGAAAACGGTTCGTATTGAAGATGACCAAGAACAAGACACTGGATCTCAAAGAGCAGTTGAAGAACTTTTAGTTCATCCGAATGTAATTAAAAATCTCGGTGTGGGCCAATGTGTTTTGTTTAGGCAGCAACCAACACGAATTGACCTGATGAATGTCAAATACATAGATCAGGAAACAATTGATAGAAACCTTCTCTTTTTTGAGAACAATCACCTAATTCATAAAAGAAAACTGGACGCAACTTTGGACGTGGGTTCTAAGATGGATTCGAGAGGGGCCTTGCATGACTAATTTTTGTCTTGTAGATGATTATTTGGATATCCTAGTTGAAGTCGGTAGGTGGAAGATCATTCCAATGAAGTCTTTGTATGAGCTTAAAACACCAAGCCAGTCATACCAGATGTTTTGTAAGAAGGTGAGAAAACTTGAAGAAGAAGGGCTTTTAAAAAGCATTCTTGGAAGTAATAAAAGAAAGTTCCTCTCTCTTACGATGAAGGGGCTTAAGTTTAGTCCTTTTGGAAAAAATTTTGATCAGGCAGAAGACAGTTTAAATCACGATCTTATTTCTACAAACATTGTGACCACGCTTATTAATTATAAGAGTTTTAATTCAGGTCAAGTTTGCTGTTATCAAGATCGTGTTGATGTTGAACCAGATGGATTAATTTATGGAAGTAAGAATGGAGTAGATTACTCACTAGCGATTGAAGTTGAGCTTACACAGAAGAGTAAAATACGAATAGTTGAGAAGTTTAATAAGTATGTATCTAGTGACGATTTTTCCTATGTTCTTTATGTGATGAATAAAGAAAGCGCATTCAGAACATATCGAAAAGTCCTAGAAGGTCTTAATGAAAATGTATCAAAGAAGATTATTCTAATGCTTGATGTGAGTTTAAATCCTATGAACTTTAACTATATAGACTCTAAATGCGTATTTCAAAACAAGGAGAAAGCATTCTTAGAGATCTTCGGTTAACTAGATTAATGAGTAATGTGAGAGTTTAAATGATTTTACACCCACCTTCGCCCCATACAATAAAGTCTAATCGAATCAGCAAGTTATCGGGCGCGATTATTGACTATCCCTCCTTCACGAGTTTCGGTGAGATAGTCAATAATAGCTGATAACAGTGATACGAAGATTTAATAATGGGGCGAAGGTGGGAATAAAAATTAATTAGGAGAATAAATAAAATGGTAGAGGGAAATAAAGAAAATATAGAGATGGTTAAGAAAAAAAGAGGAAGAAGGCCAAAGGATGCAAAGAATGAGTATGTGTTAAATAAGGAACAGACGAAGTTTTTTGTTGATTTAAGCAAGGATGAAAAAGATCTAGAAAAAATTCAGGAAATACTTGTTGAGACCAATACGAAAAAGCATGGAGGAGAAGTTTTGTTTAAGGACTTGGCCTTATATGCAATCAGTAAGCTTTCTAAAAAAGATATTGAGAAGCTTCAAGAAAACTCCTTGTCTGAGATGGAAAAAGTAGAACGTAGTCTGGATGAATA
The window above is part of the Halobacteriovorax sp. HLS genome. Proteins encoded here:
- a CDS encoding type IV secretory system conjugative DNA transfer family protein, with protein sequence MGKEKKQQDLGLGDFMVPLVDLLTIIITKGIEGFGKIIGLGIEKLINGNSNGEIVKIERDDLNKSKGTTDFDSIGYSVLKKRKIKGDDINKTKHSVIVGASGSGKSVLLDSLMFDDMRSGKPVVYIDPKADNESLERFIDLCRLNNREYLVFSEHYQKDGKISLNPVLEGSANHIADRIFKSFTWSEEFYANKCQQALKKSIKSLKSKNSTISLQSIYDEIILLSGSKDKSLKITRSEIEGLLTKIDNIVDSDFGDSLIGADAYSFTRLREEGKCVYIGLSVLGYAETARAIGKLFLGDINYSVYNTYRNITPRNKTNLKPLGLYIDELSAIITDEFIEILNKCRGAKVEITSAFQTSSDINKISPDLCQQVFENSLNWYVMKQRMDESASLLSYAIGTNESVKKTVRIEDDQEQDTGSQRAVEELLVHPNVIKNLGVGQCVLFRQQPTRIDLMNVKYIDQETIDRNLLFFENNHLIHKRKLDATLDVGSKMDSRGALHD